ATCCATTGGTTCGCAAGCCCATATGGTGGAGCTGTACTTCGAGACCAGTGCGGTATTGATCACTTTGATCCTCTTGGGCAAATTGTTCGAAGCGAAGGCCAAGGGCCGCTCCTCGGAAGCGATCCGCAAGCTGATGGGCCTGCAGGCCAAGACAGCTGTCGTCGTGCGGGACGGTCAGGAGCTGACCATCCCTGTGGAAGAGGTGCGGTTGGGAGATATCGTCTACGTCAAGCCGGGTGAAAAGGTGCCGGTCGATGGCATCGTGGTGGAGGGGCAGTCGGCTGTCGATGAATCGATGCTGACAGGGGAAAGCATCCCGGTAGACAAGGCAGCAGGCGATACCGTAATCGGAGCGACGCTCAACAAAAACGGCTTCCTCCAGATCAAAGCGACGAAGGTCGGCAAAGAGACAGCGCTGGCCCAAATCATCCGCGTCGTCGAGGAGGCCCAAGGCTCCAAAGCCCCGATTCAGCGTCTGGCTGACAGCATCTCCGGCGTATTCGTACCGATTGTCGTCGGCATCGCGGTTCTTACCTTTGTCATCTGGTACTGGTTCGTATCTCCGGGCGACTTCGCATCGGCGCTGGAAAAGGCAATCGCCGTCCTGGTCATCGCCTGCCCGTGCGCCCTCGGACTTGCGACGCCTACCTCGATCATGGCGGGCTCTGGCCGAGCGGCTGAGCTGGGTATCCTGTTTAAAGGCGGAGAGCATCTGGAGACAGCTCATCGATTGGACACCGTGGTTCTGGACAAAACAGGCACCGTGACCAAAGGGGAGCCTGAGCTGACCGATGTCTTCAGCTACGGCATGGAAGAGAGCGAACTCTTGGCGCTGGTCGGTGCCGCTGAGAAGAATTCGGAGCATCCGCTGGCGCAAGCCATCGTCAAAGGCATTGCCGAAAAAGGAGTAGCACCCGGAACCACGGACTCCTTTGAAGCGATCCCCGGATTCGGTATCCGTGCAGTCGTGAAAGGCAGAGAGGTGCTGGTCGGCACACGCCGCCTGCTGGCGGAGAAGCAGATCTCGTATGCCGAAGCCGAAGAGGTCATGTCCGCTTTGGAGAAAGACGGCAAAACAGCGATGCTGGCTGCAATTGATGGCCGTCTGGCAGGGATGGTGGCCGTGGCTGACACGATCAAGCCGACCTCCCGCGAAGCCGTCAAACGGATGAAGGAGATGGGCCTGACTGTCATCATGATGACCGGGGACAACCGGCAGACGGCCGAAGCGATTGCCCGCCTGGCGGGAATCGATCAGGTGATTGCCGAAGTACTGCCCGAAGGAAAAGCCGACGAGGTGAAAAAACTGCAGCAGCAAGGCCGCCGGGTAGCGATGGTGGGCGATGGCATCAACGACGCTCCCGCCCTGGCGACAGCCGATATCGGCATGGCCATCGGCACCGGGACAGATGTGGCGATGGAAGCGGCTGACATCACGCTGATGCGCGGCGATCTGAACAGTGTTGCCGATGCCATCCTGATGAGCCACAAAACTATCCGCAACATCAAGCAAAACCTGTTTTGGGCCTTTGCCTACAACACGCTGGGCATCCCCTTTGCGGCGCTTGGTTTCCTCGCACCGTGGCTGGCCGGAGCGGCCATGGCCTTCAGCTCTGTATCGGTAGTCCTGAACGCCTTGCGCCTCCAGCGCGTCAAGCTGTAAGCAGCCGTTTTACTCAAAAAATATGAGAAGAAAAAAGGAGAGAGTAGAATGAAAAACGTAACACTGAAAGTAGAAGGCATGTCTTGCAATCACTGCGTGAACTCGATCGAGAAAGCCCTGAAAGAGATCGGGGCTGCAGGAAAAGTGGATCTGGCGGCAAAAACGGTAGAGGTCTCCTTTGACGAGAGCAGCGTGACGGAAGCCGCGATCAAGGAAGCGATTGAAGAACAAGGCTATGACGTGGTGTAACAGCGTCTAACTAAGACAAAAGCCGTGTATCGGGTGAGGAAAAAACCACCCGGCACACGGCTTTTCATTTCATCCGTTATCTTCTTCTGGGCGGGTCCGCATACGGACCATCGCTGTCAGAAGGAGGCTGTTTACACCCGCTCAGGCTTGGGACAGGTTAGCGACTTCATCGACCATGGCAGTCCCAGCCCTTTGCTCACTCCCGTGATCACAACTATTTTTCGATGATTCTGCATCTTTGTCATATCCAATACCTCATTACTTAATTCTTTAGTCCGATGATGATCAAACAGACCCAGCAAGCCCCGAGCAAAGCCGTGACAATTGTGGGAGGGAGGTAGCGGGTAGGTTTGTGGACGATGGTGTGGATGGTCGATAAAAACATCAAGATAAACATGGCTCCGAGAAAACCGATAAAAACAGCATCGAATCATCCTTTCGGAAGCAAGAGCCACTGTATTGACAGACAGCGGCTCTTTTTCTGTCACGGGGAGTAGTAAAGCCCCGTCCCGTACGGATACAAGGTGCCTCCTTTTTCAGCGGGGATCGTCACTGGCAATTTGCCGACCGGAGCGGCCTTGCCAAACAGGATAGCCGCGGTCGCCGCAAAGCTGGCCGCCCCGAAGCCGTACTGCGCCAGGTAGGCATCCGCCTCCGGATAACCCATGATGTCATAGGGATTGCGGATGGCGACGGCGATCACGGGCTTGTCGTATTTGCGGATGATCTCGTTGTACATCCGCATCGTCCGGGTCGTCGATAAACGGGTCTGTCTGTTGGACGAATACGAGCCCATGATGATGATGTCGGCTTCGTCCAGCTGCGACCACTGCTCAGACGAGAGGCCAGGTTCTGTCAGCTTCAGTGTGACGGTATCGGCGTGATGGGCTAAAATGGCCTGGGCCAGTTCCTCTGTGTAAGATGTGGCGATGACGATGATCTTTTTCCGATCCGCGAGGGAGAGAGGCAGGATGCCGTTCTTGTTTTTCACCAAGGTAACAGAACGGGCAGCAGCCTTGGCCTCCACCTGCCGATGAGCTAGGGAGCCTACAATCTGCCCGGCGTGATGGATCAAGGTTTGTACCTCTGCCGGCTCTTCTGCTTTCACAATCCCTCGTTTTACTTTTAGAGCGATGATTCGCCGCACAGATTGATTGATCCGTTCTTCTGTGATATGACCGGTCTGGACCGCTTTCAGCACGCCGTCTGTCACGTCCGCCAGATCCATCGGCATCAGGATCACGTCCACTCCCGCCTGAATCGCCCGAACAGCGGCGTCAACAGGGCCAAAATGGTCCGCAATCGCCAGCATGTTCATGGCATCCGTGGTCACAACACCCTCGAAGCCCAATTCGCCGCGGATGAGCCCGGTTATGACTTTGGGAGAGAGTGTGGCCGGAAGCGCGATCGGTTTGCCGTCTTTTCGGGAGATGACCCTCGTGTCGTCTACCTCTGGAAAAGTGACGTGGGCCGTCATCAAGGCATCCACGCCGGAGTTAATCGCTTGTTTAAACGGGTGCAGCTCTACCTGGTGCAAGCGGGTCTTGTCATGCGCTACCTCCGGCAGTCCCAAGTGGGAATCGACGTCCGTGTCGCCGTGACCCGGAAAATGCTTGGCTGTGGCAACGATATTGCTTCTTTGCAATCCGTTCAGATAGGCGATACCCAGGTCCGCCACCAGCTGTGGGTTTTCGCCGAAGGAACGCACCCCGATGACCGGGTTGTCCGGGTTGTTGTTCACATCCAGGACCGGGGCGAAATTCATATTGAAGCCAAGTGCGGCGAGCTCGCTGCCGATCACCCGGCCCACCTGTTCCGCCAGTTCGGCGGAGCGGGCAGCCCCCAGGGCCATATTGCCGGGCATCGCGGTACCGCTCTGCAGGCGGGTGACGCTCCCCCCCTCCTGATCGATGGCGATGAACAGCCCATATTTTTCAGCAGCATCCTGATACGCGTGGGTCAGCTTGACAGTCTGCTCGGTCGTTACGGTGTTTTCACGGAATAAAATCACGCCGCCGATGTGGTGCCGCTTGACCAACTGCTCGATCTCCGGCAGCATTTCCGTGACGTCTTTGTCCTTCCATTTGCGGAAATCAGGCATCATCATCTGCCCGACTTTTTCCTCCAGGCTCATGCCTTGTAGGGCGTTCTCCACGATACGGTAGTCAACAGGCTGGTTTTTGTCCCCGTTTTGCTTGGTATCTGCCAGTGCCAGGAAATGCACAAACAGGGCAGAGGCGACGAGAGCCATATAAACAACACTTCTCCGTATTTGTTTCATACAGCCTCCTTTTCCCCAGCCTGTGTCGTACCCCCGCTACTGCATTCCCTGATGGATGGCTGGTATTTTCTAGAATAACAAAAATGGAAGACCATGTCATAGCACTTCGGTCTTGATACGATGTCCCCGTATCTACCGCAGCCCCATTCCCAAACGGGCACAACGGCCAAGCCCGGAGCGTATTCTAAAGGGCAACGGGAAAAAGAGGTGATCGCATCGATGAGCGGATGGCTCTCGCTTCTTCTAGTGTCCCTGGCGATCAGCATGGATAGCGTCACAGTCGGATTGACATACGGTCTCAGGAACATGCGGATTCCTCTGGCATCTCTCGCTGTCGTCGCTGGATGTTCCTTTGCCGTGGTATATGGGGTCATGTGGGCCGGTTCGACGTTGGTCGATTGGCTGACGCCGGAGTGGGGCAAACAAATCGGGGCAGCCGTGCTGATCGGGATGGGCTTGATTACGCTGTGGCGTCTGATCTCCGACCGGTCGGACGAGAATCAGCGGGAAGAGACGGAAACGGCGGATCAGGATGGTCCGGCGGTTGTCTCCCAATTTCGCATATTTGGACTAATCATTCAGATTCTCAAGGACCCTTCGCATGCGGATACAGACAAATCCGGCCACATCATGGGCTGGGAAGCGGTCATGCTGGGGCTGGCCCTCTCGCTGGATGCCTTTGGCGCCGGGATCAGCTTGACGTTTTTAGGCTACCCACCCTTATCGGTAGCGGCCTGTATCGCTTTGATGAGCGGAGGCCTGCTGTTATTGGGCATTTCCCTGGGACGACAGGCAGGAAGATACAAATGGCTGTCACGCGTGACCTGGTTTCCGCCGCTATTGCTCATCTGTATCGGATTGGTGAAATTTATCACGTAGAGGAATTGCGAAGCCCGTCCCTTCCATGCGAAGGACGGGTTTTTTGGGTAGACCGAAGGCTTTCCCTTTTTCATGGATGTTGGATTCAGGGCTTGGGTGAGAAGAAGCGTGTTTCCCTGCTGCGCGACTCGCGCAGCCCTGCCCAGCGGAGCAGTGGATGGCGGGAAACAGGGGCGCAACCTCTGGGATGACCTCAGAGCGACACTGCTTTTGCGCACCCCCGCCAGCCGCTGCGGAGCGGACAGTCTATCATCCGTGCAGGGCGAAGACCGGAGCAGAGCAGGGAAATATGCTTCTTCTCCCCGCGGCTACTTTTTTAACATCGGCGGGACAGGTGGGTTATTTTGAGGCTCGTCTGCATAGATATGAGATGAAGTGTGAACGTGATGGAGGGATACAGATGGAGACGAGGCCCAGTCAAAAATGGTATTCGCTTGCGGCATCTGAGGTGACGAGAGCGCTGAAAAGCGACATGAACCAAGGATTGTCGCAGGATGAGGCTGAGCGCAGGCTGTCCAAGAGCGGCGCCAACCAATTGGCGGCGAGCAAGCGAAAGCCGCTGTATGCAGTCCTGCTGGACCAGTTCAAAGATTTTATGGTCCTGATTCTGTTCGTCGCTACCCTGATTTCGTACTTTCTCGGTGAGTATCTCGATGCCATCACCATTATTGCCATTATTTTCATTAACGGCGTGCTGGGCTTTATCCAGGAGGCGAGGGCTGAGCGCTCTTTGCAAGCCTTGAAGGATCTGGCATCTCCGATGGCGCGGGTGATCCGGGGCGGCCAGCTGTTCATGATTCCGGCCTCTCGTCTGGTGCCGGGGGACCTGGTCGTGCTGGAAGCCGGCGATCGCGTCCCGGCAGACCTGCGGCTGTTTGCCGCCAACCGGCTGGAGATTGAGGAGTCGGCCTTGACCGGGGAGTCTGTGCCTGTCGCGAAAACGGCCAAGCCGCTCGATGTTTCCTCTGCGGACGCCGTTCCGCTGGGCGATCAGAAGAACCTGGCCTTTATGGGGACGATGGTCACCGGAGGGACGGGCCAAGGACTGGTCGTCTCCACCGGGATGGCCACCGAGATCGGCAAGATCGCCCACCTGATGAATGAGGCGGAAATCGCTCAGACGCCGCTGCAGATTCGCCTGGAGCAGATGGGCAAAATCCTCGTCGTGGTGGCCGTCCTCCTGACGGCCGTGGTCATCGGTGCCGGGGTGTGGCACGGCCACGACCTGTTTACCATGTTCCTCGCCGGCGTCAGCTTGGCTGTCGCAGCCATTCCCGAAGGCTTGCCCGCGATCGTGACTGTGGCGCTGGCACTCGGCGTACAGCGGATGATCAAGCGAAATGCCATCGTCCGCAAGCTGCCTTCTGTGGAAACGCTGGGCTGCGCGTCCGTGATTTGTTCCGACAAGACGGGGACCCTGACCCAGAACAAGATGACGGTGACGCATATTTGGCATGGGGACAGCATGTACGAGGTAGGGGGCAGTGGTTATGAGCCGCTTGGCGCCTTTACCCTGCAGGGCAAGCAAATTGCCCCCGACCGCGATCAGGTGATGGCAAAGCTGCTCCACATCGCCCAAAGCTGCAATAACGCCCAACTGACCTATGAGGAGGAAAAGGCCCGCCGCTTGCTCGGCATGGGCAAAACGGTGAAAAGATGGCAGGTCATTGGCGATCCGACAGAAGGGGCCTTGAAGGTCCTGGCCGCCAAGGGGCTGGGTTTTGAGGCCGAACGCGGAAAAGGCAGCAAGCAGGGCGTGCGGGTAGAAGAGCTGCCCTTTGATTCCGAGCGCAAGATGATGTCCGTCGTGGAACAAATGGGGGACGGCAGCTATCAGCTCCTGACCAAAGGAGCGGCCGAGTCGCTTCTCTCCCGCTGCAGCCACATCATGTGGAACGGACAGGTGCAGCCGCTGTCTGCCACGATGCGTCACCGGATATTGGACCAGACGGAAAAAATGGCGTCGCAGGCGCTCCGCGTGCTCGGCTTCGCCTATAAGCCGCTGCAAGGCTATCGCAGCGGCCAGTCGGCGGAACTGAAGGAGAGCGACCTGATTTTCGTCGGTCTGGCCGGGATGATCGATCCGCCGCGCGAAGAAGTGCGGGAGGCGATCAATCTTTGCCATCAGGCGGGAATCAAGACGGTCATGATCACCGGCGACCACCGGATCACCGCCGAGGCGATCGCCCGTCAGATCGGGCTGTTGCGCGGGTACGCCGAGATCATGGAGGGGCGGGAGCTGGACCGCCTCACCGATGAGGAGCTGGCCGAGCGTGCCGAGCGGGTCGCCGTCTACGCCCGGGTCTCGCCGGAGCACAAGCTGCGCATCGTGAAGGCTTTAAGAAGCAATGGACACGTCGTCGCGATGACCGGAGACGGGGTCAATGATGCCCCGGCCATCAAGACAGCCGATATCGGGATTGCCATGGGGATTACCGGCACCGATGTGACGAAGGAAGCCGCCGACCTCGTCCTGCGCGACGACAATTTCGCCACGATCGTCGCCGCCGTCGAGGAAGGGCGCAACATCTACGATAACATCCGCAAGTTCATCCGCTACCTGCTCGCATCCAATGTCGGAGAAATCCTGGTGATGTTCTTTGCGATGATTCTGGGGATGCCTCTGCCGCTCGTGCCGATCCAGATTCTCTGGGTCAATCTGGTGACAGACGGTCTGCCGGCCATGGCACTGGGCATCGATCCGCCCGAAGCGGATACGATGTACCAGAAGCCGCGCGACAAGAACGAGAACATCTTCGCCCGCGGACTGGGGTGGAAGATTATCAGCCGTGGGTTTTTGATCGGCACGATGACCTTGCTGGCCTTCTGGCTGACCTGGCGGGAGAATCCGTCCGATCTGGTGCATGCACAGACCGTGGCCTTTGTCACTTTGGTCATGGCGCAGCTGATTCACGTCTTTGACTGCCGCAGCCAGCACAGCGTCTTTCATCGCAATATCTTTGAAAACAAGTACCTGGTGTGGGCGGTCATCTCTTCGATCGTACTGGTACTGGGCGTCGTCTACCTGGAGGCCCTGCAGCCGATCTTTAAGACAACCGATCTGTACATGAGAGACTGGGCATTGATTCTCGTGGCTGCCGGCATTCCTACCTTTGTGGCAGGCATGGGAGGCGTGCTGCGCCGACGCCATTTCGGGGCAGCGGCCAGGTCGACTGCCCGTACGGTTCGCTCCTGAACCCGCAGGGAAGTCCACGTCACAATAACGGGGGAGAGCGAAATCGTGCTGCGTTACCGAAAAGGAGGCTGGCGACGGCTTGTCAGACGCTTGGTGCTGACGCTGGCTGTCATCGTGCTCACCTCTGTCGCTCTGTTTATTTTCGTCGAAAAACAAATCGAACCGACACTCATGCTGATCGCAGCCCAGAAAGCTGATCAGGTGGCGAAGCTGGCGATTACCGACGCGGTTACCAAGCGCTTGACCCAGCAGGGAGTGGATTTTCACGAGATCATCGTCATGGAGAAGGACAATCAGGGGAATATCATGGCGGTCAATTTTCATTTCGAGCAGTACTCGCGGATTGTAGGGGAGACCACGAGCCGGATCCAAAACCGGATGAAGGAGTTTGAGGAAGACCATGTGGAAATCAGCGTCCCGCTCGGATTGGCCACCAAAAGCGTCTTCCTGGAGCATTACGGTCCCAAAATTCCCGTCTCCCTGGTACCGGTCGGTTCGGTGAAAACCCGTCTGGAGACAAGGCTGGAGCAGGCTGGCATCAACATGGTGCTGGTGACGGTTTATATCTACGTGGAGGTGAATCTGCGCATCATCATCCCTTTTGCGACCGAACAAAAGACCGTGACGACCATGATTCCCATTACCGAGGCGATTATCGTCGGCAAGGTGCCGGACTATCTCTACGACAACCCTGCCGGCAAGCCGGATGTCCCTTATCCGCAGCCGGAGCCGCCAGCAAATCCTTAGGAGAATCTGCTGCCTACCATTTTGGCGAAACGTTTGCGCATCGGTTGTCGTCTCTTTTTCCAGGGCAACCTAAACAGGGAAAGAAAGGATGAGACGACAGCATGAAAACGATCAAAAGCGTATCCATGACTATATTGGCAGCAACCCTCCTCACCGTAAACGGAGCCAGTCTCACAGCGGCAGAGCCCACAGGAGAGCTGTCTCTTTTGGTGAACGATAAAAAGCTGGAGCAACCAGCCATTCGCGATCAACAGCAACAGACGTACCTGGTGCCGCTTCGCCAGGTGGCTGAATCGCTGGGCTTTGAAGTGAGCTGGAACCCCCAAATCAAAGCGGCGGAGGTAAAGAAGGGGGCGCTGTGGAGCTACGCCAAGCCGGGAGAAGACCGCTATCCCTACCAGCGGATGTACAAATCCCTGGGAGCTGCTCCGCAGCTGTTTGACGACAGGACCTGGGTGCCGGTCGCTTTTGTCGAACAAATTCTGCGGGCACCGGTACAGATCTCAGGCGATACGCTCCGGATTGCAAGCCAAGCGGAAGCTGAGCGGGAGACAGTGCAAAAGTCGGGGTCGATCACCCGCATACAGAAAGACAACGGCAAAATGAGGATTCTGCTCAACGGTTATCAACGCGGAATCCTGCTGCATGTGACGGAGGAAACAAAAATCGTGACGGCCGACGGCAAGCCGGGGACCACAGTCGATCTGGAACTGGGGATGGACATCGATGTGGTGCATGACAGCATCATGGCGTTGAGCCAGCCGCCGCAGACTTCGGCCAGAGAGATCGTGATCAAAAGCAAACTGGAAACAGCGGACGTGCTGGGCACGTATGGAAATCTGGAGAAGGTCGAGCCGGAGGACGAAGGCGCAGTCCGCATCACGGTACAAGGTGAGCGCTTGACGGAGAATTCCTTTGAACGGATTCAGCTGTTGGTGACCGATAAGACCAGAATTGTCAGCACCGAGGGAAACCGGGAGCTCACTGCGGCTGAACTGAAGCCGGAGATGAAAGTCTTTGTCTACTACAGCCCCAGACTGACCCGCAGTGCGGTCCCGCAGGGGGTCGCGGAAAAAATCGTGGTGGAAGGTGCGGAAACATTGGCGGAGGATGCACCCGCCAAATAAGAGTGGGAATCACTATGGATCGGGACGTTCCTTGCAGGAGGGACGTCCCTTTTCGCTGTTAAAATTGGCTGAGTAAGCGCTGCGCCTCCTGTATCCAGGCTTGCAGTCCGGTGGGGCCTTCTGAGTGGGATTTTACAGCCAAGCCGATCTGCCTGTGAAGGGGTGGCTCCACATCGAGGACGACGACACCGGATACGTCCGGCGAAAGCGTGCGAGACGTTTCCCGGGAGAGGGGGTGCTTTTTCGTCTACGGAAATAAACGCATCGCCATGTAATCTTCGTCCTGATAGACACCCTCGTGTTTCAGCGCATTTTTTTCCGTGCCGTACCGAGTAAAGCCGAGGCTCAGATAGAGCTGGCGCGCCGGTTCATTGTTGCTCGCGACCGTCAGCGAGAGCTGCTCCAGCCCCTCCAGCTCCCGGGCTTTCTCGATCAAGCGTGACAGCAGTTGTTTGGCTCCCCCCTTGCCTCTGTGGGCAGGAGTAAAATAGACGGCTACCACTGAAGCCTTGTGGCGCAGCTTGCGGTGGCTCTCCCGGATCAGCGTGCAGACGCCGGCCAAGGAGCCGTCCCAGAATGCGCCCATGGTAAAGGCATCCGGGCTTGGGGAGAGGCGTGCTTTCCACGTCTCCCGCATGTTCTGATCCTGCATCATCTCTTCGTAGGTGGTCAAAAACGCCTCCGGATTCAGCTGCAAGGCTTCCAACCGCAGAGCGACGTACTGTTCCGCGTCCTCTGGCTGCAAGATGCGAATAGTCATGTTTTGGGGGTCTTTCACGGGCGTTCCTCCTGTTCCCGCAGGATATCGCCGATGTCCACGGCCGCGAGCATCATTCATGTTCTGTAGGACTGATGCAAATCCTGGTATTTATCGTATAAAAAAAGGGCGAAAGCCGCAATCAACACGATCAGTTCCCTGCTTATTCCCGCTGTGACGGGAAGTCCTCCCCCGGATGTAAGGGAATTCCCCGATTCCTTTTCCCCCGCTCACCCCCTACAATAACGATAGGATGTTTGTCTGCAAGGAGGATCACCATGAACACCTGGATGGAAGAAAAGGGTACGCCGGAAGGAACCGATACGCTGCTGCAATCGATTTTTGCCCATATCAGCGATGCCGTAATGGTCGTCGATCGAAATGGCATCATCGTGGCCGTAAACGCCGCGATGGAGCGGATGTCCGGATGGTCTGAAGACGAGTTGGTCGGGAATAAGCATTTATGTGAAGTCTGTGTGGGCATGGCCACATGCCAGGAAGAGAAGTCGTGTGTGGACTGTTTCTTCAAACGTGCGCAGTTGCCCTCGTTTGAGATGAGGCTGAAGACAAAGGACGGGCGCGAGTATCCCGTCGCGGCCAGTTCGACCACCCTGCCGGACGCGCCTGACGGAAAAAAGGTGATGATTCTCCGTGACATGTCCATGCAGCAGCGGATGGAAAAAGAGAGGTATCAGCACAAGCTGACCCATTTTGTGATCCAGGCCCAGGAGGAGGAGCGAAAGCGCATCTCCCGGGAGCTTCACGACGGAATCGGGCAGGCCCTCTACAGCATTCTGGTCGGTCTGAATGTCCTAAGCCATGGCAAGCTGAGCGGACCGATGAAGCAGCACGTGGCGGACATCCAGCAGATGACAGCCAAAGCCATGGAGGAAGCCAAGCGCATGGCATTGGAGCTGCGCCCCTCAGCACTGGATGATCTGGGGCTTTTGCCTGCGCTGCGTTCCCTGATCAAGCGGGTGGAAAAAAGCTTTGGCCTGACAGTGGATCTCCACGTGCACGGGGGATGGAGCCGTCATTCGGCTGCGGTGGAGACAGCGCTTTACCGCATCGTCCAGGAGGCGATGACCAATACAGCCAAATACGCACAGGCCCGCGCGCTGGGCATCGTGTTTGAAGAAAGGGAAAAGGAATTGGTGGTGACCGTCGTCGACGATGGCACTGGTTTTGACGTCGAGCAAGCCGAGAGGAATGGCTCCGGCTTGGGGCTGTTCGGGATGAAGGAGAGGGCCCAGCTGCTCGGGGGAAGTTTCGATATTCGCTCCGTAATCGGGGAAGGGACTACCGTGATCGTTCGCATACCACGGCCAAAGGAGGAAGCAAAAGATGGACATACGCGTCTTGATCGCTGACGATCACGCTGTGGTCCGGACGGGACTGGGCATGCTGATCGACGCTCAACCGGATATGAAAGTCGTCGGTTATGCCGCGGACGGCAAGGAGGCCTTTGACAAAGCGCTGGATATCCGGCCGGATGTCGTACTGATGGACCTGAGCATGCCCCCGGGGGAAAACGGTTTGTCCGCCACAGGCCGTCTGAAAGAAGCGGCCCCGGACATACAGGTACTCGTGCTGACGATGCACGACGACGAGGAGTATCTGTTTCGCGTGCTCCAGGCGGGAGCGGCCGGCTATATCCTGAAGAGCGCACCCGATCTGGATCTGATCGCGGCGATCCGCACCGTCCACAAGGGGA
This sequence is a window from Brevibacillus composti. Protein-coding genes within it:
- a CDS encoding PAS domain-containing sensor histidine kinase — protein: MNTWMEEKGTPEGTDTLLQSIFAHISDAVMVVDRNGIIVAVNAAMERMSGWSEDELVGNKHLCEVCVGMATCQEEKSCVDCFFKRAQLPSFEMRLKTKDGREYPVAASSTTLPDAPDGKKVMILRDMSMQQRMEKERYQHKLTHFVIQAQEEERKRISRELHDGIGQALYSILVGLNVLSHGKLSGPMKQHVADIQQMTAKAMEEAKRMALELRPSALDDLGLLPALRSLIKRVEKSFGLTVDLHVHGGWSRHSAAVETALYRIVQEAMTNTAKYAQARALGIVFEEREKELVVTVVDDGTGFDVEQAERNGSGLGLFGMKERAQLLGGSFDIRSVIGEGTTVIVRIPRPKEEAKDGHTRLDR
- a CDS encoding response regulator codes for the protein MDIRVLIADDHAVVRTGLGMLIDAQPDMKVVGYAADGKEAFDKALDIRPDVVLMDLSMPPGENGLSATGRLKEAAPDIQVLVLTMHDDEEYLFRVLQAGAAGYILKSAPDLDLIAAIRTVHKGMAYLYPSATKSLIEEFLQMVKNGEEQAKYEILTDREKEVLILIAKGFSNKEIAEQLTVSVKTVESHKAHIMEKLHLRTRPELVRYAIKKGWLDFE
- a CDS encoding copper amine oxidase N-terminal domain-containing protein; this encodes MKTIKSVSMTILAATLLTVNGASLTAAEPTGELSLLVNDKKLEQPAIRDQQQQTYLVPLRQVAESLGFEVSWNPQIKAAEVKKGALWSYAKPGEDRYPYQRMYKSLGAAPQLFDDRTWVPVAFVEQILRAPVQISGDTLRIASQAEAERETVQKSGSITRIQKDNGKMRILLNGYQRGILLHVTEETKIVTADGKPGTTVDLELGMDIDVVHDSIMALSQPPQTSAREIVIKSKLETADVLGTYGNLEKVEPEDEGAVRITVQGERLTENSFERIQLLVTDKTRIVSTEGNRELTAAELKPEMKVFVYYSPRLTRSAVPQGVAEKIVVEGAETLAEDAPAK
- a CDS encoding GNAT family N-acetyltransferase: MKDPQNMTIRILQPEDAEQYVALRLEALQLNPEAFLTTYEEMMQDQNMRETWKARLSPSPDAFTMGAFWDGSLAGVCTLIRESHRKLRHKASVVAVYFTPAHRGKGGAKQLLSRLIEKARELEGLEQLSLTVASNNEPARQLYLSLGFTRYGTEKNALKHEGVYQDEDYMAMRLFP